A single window of Paroedura picta isolate Pp20150507F chromosome 8, Ppicta_v3.0, whole genome shotgun sequence DNA harbors:
- the AMOTL2 gene encoding angiomotin-like protein 2, with protein MRTAEDSSGTVLHRLIQEQLRYGNLTENRTLLAIQQQALRGGGGSGSPRSSLESLTQEESQMVQQSTRQEPQGQEHHCDHLYLENNMYRLYQPQHKGEELPTYEEAKAHSQYYASQRGGQQAGTVSGARAEGGQRRACVSDASSKHQDESLKELKHGHVRSLSERLMQMSLERNGAKSQSHMSSSHSYPQLSRQYQLCVSRGKLPEELESRGPPPEYPYVIPSQEVVGTYLPDPRHHYREGPGFQHPEIRMMQAQMAQAFLPQQATLCQGPLGSLTSAGVEALMTAQAASTSNHLSQMEAVLTENEKLLRENEKLQRENELLRRDLENYGEKANRIQKLETEIQRISEDYENLMKASSKREALEKAMRNKKDGEIRRLQDFNRDLKERLESANKQLASRAQENQEANQGTMAKLLAQKYQHEKEQEVAILRSANEDQRRRAELLEQALSNAQARAAKMEDELRKKRAYVEKVERLQQALGQLQAACEKREQLELRLRTRLEQELKMLRAQQRQMVAPSGGSEQNAHLLSEQLREKEEKILALEADMTKWEQKYLEERTMRQFAMDAAATAAAQRDTTIINHSPRHSPNSSFDEDLLLANHKHQEMENRLKTLHAQILEKDAVIKVLQQRSRKDPSKALQGSLRPAKSVPSIFAASGTQFWPGMTGSEGGSQGNAAPKASAEAASPADRSPLPSHTKHGSKDGSTQTEGSPETPQGEDLEPHPESSTGTADSLETSPAAKTLDLSDMVEILI; from the exons ATGCGGACAGCAGAGGATTCCTCAGGGACTGTCCTTCACCGCCTCATCCAGGAGCAGCTGAGGTATGGCAACCTCACGGAGAACCGAACGCTCCTGGCAATCCAACAGCAGGCGCTGCgtggagggggaggcagtggcagccCACGGTCTTCCCTGGAGAGTCTCACCCAGGAAGAGAGCCAGATGGTTCAGCAATCCACACGCCAGGAGCCCCAGGGCCAGGAGCACCACTGTGACCACCTTTACCTGGAAAATAACATGTATCGGCTCTACCAGCCTCAGCACAAGGGAGAGGAGCTTCCTACCTACGAGGAGGCCAAAGCTCATTCCCAATATTACGCCTCCCAACGCGGAGGACAGCAAGCTGGCACAGTCTCTGGGGCACGTGCTGAGGGAGGGCAACGCAGGGCCTGTGTCTCTGATGCCAGCAGTAAGCACCAGGATGAATCACTGAAGGAGCTGAAACACGGGCATGTGCGGTCGCTCAGTGAGCGGCTCATGCAGATGTCTCTTGAGAGGAATGGCGCCAAGTCTCAGAGCCACATGAGCTCCTCTCACAGCTACCCGCAGCTTTCCAGGCAATACCAGCTCTGTGTCTCCAGAGGCAAGCTCCCTGAGGAACTGGAGTCCCGGGGGCCCCCTCCAGAATACCCCTATGTAATCCCCTCACAAGAGGTTGTAGGCACTTACCTGCCAGACCCCAGGCACCACTACAGAGAAGGTCCAGGATTTCAACATCCTGAAATCAG GATGATGCAGGCTCAGATGGCCCAAGCTTTCCTGCCCCAGCAGGCCACACTGTGCCAGGGTCCTTTGGGGTCACTAACTTCAGCAGGGGTGGAGGCCCTGATGACAGCCCAGGCAGCTTCAACCAGTAATCATTTGTCCCAAATGGAAGCTGTGTTGACGGAGAACGAGAAACtgctgagagagaatgaaaagCTTCAGAGGGAAAATGAACTCCTGCGGCGGGACCTGGAGAACTATGGTGAAAAAGCCAACCGAATCCAGAAG TTGGAAACTGAGATTCAGCGAATTTCAGAGGATTATGAAAACCTAATGAAGGCATCTTCTAAGCGAGAGGCATTGGAGAAGGCCATGAGGAACAAGAAGGATGGAGAGATAAGGAGGTTGCAGGACTTCAATCGGGATCTGAAAG AGCGCTTGGAATCAGCAAACaagcagctggccagcagggcACAGGAAAACCAAGAAGCTAACCAAGGGACTATGGCAAAACTTCTTGCGCAAA AATACCAGCACGAAAAGGAACAGGAGGTTGCAATCCTGCGTAGCGCCAATGAAGACCAACGCCGGCGGGCGGAGCTGTTGGAACAGGCTCTGAGCAATGCCCAGGCCCGAGCTGCTAAAATGGAGGATGAGCTGCGGAAGAAGCGGGCCTACGTGGAGAAAGTGGAAAGGCTGCAGCAGGCACTGGGGCAGCTCCAGGCAGCCTGTGAGAAGCGGGAGCAGCTGGAACTGCGCCTACGCACTCGCCTGGAGCAGGAGCTGAAGATGCTGCGGGCTCAGCAG AGACAGATGGTGGCGCCAAGCGGAGGATCTGAGCAGAATGCCCACTTACTGTCTGAACAgctgagagagaaggaagagaagattcTAGCCCTAGAGGCCGATATGACTAAGTGGGAACAGAAGTACCTAGAAGAGCGCACCATGCGGCAGTTTGCCATGGATGCTGCTGCCACGGCTGCTGCGCAGCGTGATACTACCATCATCAACCACTCCCCACGCCATTCCCCCAACAGCAGCTTTGACGAGGACCTCTTGCTGGCCAACCACAAGCACCAGGAGATGGAGAACAG GTTAAAAACCCTGCATGCCCAGATACTGGAGAAGGATGCCGTCATCAAAGTCTTGCAGCAGCGCTCTCGCAAGGACCCTAGCAAGGCTCTTCAGGGCTCTCTGCGGCCGGCCAAATCTGTGCCATCCATATTTGCAGCCTCTGGCACCCAGTTCTGGCCAGGCATGACTGGCAGTGAAGGTGGCTCCCAAGGGAATGCAG ccCCCAAGGCCTCAGCAGAAGCTGCCAGTCCAGCAGATCGtagccctcttccctcccacaccAAACATGGCAGCAAAGATGGGAGTACGCAGACAGAAGGCTCGCCCGAGACCCCTCAGGGTGAAGATCTGGAGCCCCACCCAGAAAGCAGCACTGGGACGGCAGATTCATTAG AGACTTCACCAGCTGCTAAAACCCTGGACCTGTCTGACATGGTGGAGATTCTCATTTGA